A genomic region of Methanosarcina thermophila TM-1 contains the following coding sequences:
- a CDS encoding RNA-binding domain-containing protein, whose product MIRVKVSAAVYPTEDPEKVIKAISSLFNDIKLRKEVINTTGSETEASPSFFFSAEGGIEILQTLHGLIRREEIIDSVRNKAFIEGLSSDRLSVRFLLNKQAAFVGVPSIPAQEEPLGSIEIIIRADSQEEMERLFEWLLPPTEEGKPVVEVEMDYVQRDWGA is encoded by the coding sequence ATGATACGAGTTAAAGTTTCAGCAGCTGTATATCCTACGGAAGACCCGGAAAAAGTTATTAAAGCTATTTCATCCCTTTTTAATGACATCAAACTCAGAAAAGAAGTTATTAATACCACAGGGTCTGAAACAGAGGCTTCTCCTTCTTTTTTCTTTTCAGCGGAGGGAGGAATTGAGATCTTACAAACTCTGCATGGGCTAATTCGCAGAGAAGAAATCATAGATAGTGTTCGCAACAAGGCATTCATTGAAGGCTTATCCAGTGATAGGCTTTCGGTTCGGTTTTTACTCAACAAACAGGCTGCTTTTGTCGGAGTTCCCAGTATTCCTGCACAGGAAGAACCTCTCGGATCTATCGAAATTATTATCAGGGCTGACTCTCAGGAAGAAATGGAAAGACTTTTTGAATGGCTTTTACCTCCTACTGAAGAAGGAAAACCTGTTGTTGAAGTAGAGATGGACTATGTGCAAAGAGATTGGGGGGCTTAA
- a CDS encoding dephospho-CoA kinase has protein sequence MKIIAFVGMPASGKSEAAKIAAKMGIPVVNMGDVIRKEVLKRGLEPNDFNTGMVATQLRKCEGMDAVAIRCISQIKEAGSDIIVVDGVRGIAEVECFRREFGEGFILISIYAPLEVRFSRIKKRGRSDDMDSIEGLRRRDERELSWGMGEAIEASNIEIENNFTLETFRKDVIEVLSNYLGKSLQNKS, from the coding sequence ATGAAAATAATAGCATTCGTAGGCATGCCAGCGTCTGGAAAATCCGAAGCTGCCAAAATTGCTGCTAAGATGGGTATTCCCGTTGTTAATATGGGTGACGTAATCCGGAAGGAAGTTCTAAAGCGCGGGCTTGAGCCCAACGATTTCAATACCGGGATGGTTGCAACACAGCTTCGCAAGTGTGAAGGCATGGACGCAGTCGCCATACGCTGCATTTCTCAAATAAAAGAAGCAGGTTCTGACATCATTGTTGTGGATGGGGTACGCGGGATTGCTGAAGTGGAATGTTTCAGGCGAGAATTCGGAGAAGGCTTCATCTTGATTTCTATATACGCTCCTCTCGAAGTTCGTTTCTCCAGAATCAAGAAACGGGGCAGAAGTGATGATATGGACAGCATAGAAGGGCTCCGCCGTCGGGACGAGCGAGAACTCAGCTGGGGTATGGGGGAAGCTATAGAAGCATCCAATATCGAAATTGAAAATAATTTCACTCTGGAAACTTTCAGAAAAGATGTTATTGAAGTTTTGAGCAACTACTTAGGAAAGAGCCTACAGAATAAATCTTAA
- a CDS encoding ORC1-type DNA replication protein has protein sequence MIKTQSLDGLFEKLLEGKSIFKNKEVLRPSYTPDLLLHRNEQINGLATILVSALRGETPSNVLIYGKTGTGKTAVTRYVGKELERVSEEKSLFCSVVYINCEVIDTQYRLLANLARHFEEEVPMTGWPTDQVFMKFKEAIDSKEQVIIIILDEIDKLIKKGDDVLYNLSRINTDLRRAKVSMIGVSNDLKFTEFLDPRVKSSLGEEELIFPPYDAEQISDILKQRAKMAYNEGALGEMVIPLCAAFAAQEHGDARRALDLLRVSGEIAERENQPQVLEEHVRRAQEKIEIDRVVEVVRTLPTQSKLVLYSIILLRSRGREGKNVTTGEMYNVYRQLCHHIDVDILTQRRVTDLMSELDMLGIVNAVVVSKGRYGRTKEISLSVPVENTRKVLLEDYRLKPLVDFKTSAFSKMFS, from the coding sequence ATGATAAAAACTCAATCATTGGACGGCTTATTCGAAAAATTACTTGAGGGAAAATCAATTTTCAAAAATAAAGAAGTACTTCGACCTTCTTATACACCTGATCTTTTACTGCATAGGAACGAGCAAATTAATGGTCTGGCAACAATCCTGGTTTCTGCACTCCGAGGAGAAACTCCTTCCAATGTGTTGATTTATGGAAAAACAGGAACAGGAAAAACAGCAGTCACTCGCTACGTTGGAAAAGAACTTGAAAGAGTAAGCGAAGAAAAATCACTTTTTTGTTCAGTTGTTTATATTAATTGTGAAGTAATCGACACACAGTATCGGCTCCTTGCAAATCTTGCCAGGCATTTTGAAGAAGAAGTTCCTATGACCGGGTGGCCTACGGATCAGGTCTTCATGAAATTTAAGGAGGCAATTGACTCAAAAGAGCAGGTTATTATCATAATTCTGGACGAAATTGATAAGCTTATCAAAAAAGGTGATGATGTCCTTTACAATCTATCGAGAATCAATACAGATTTGCGGAGAGCCAAAGTCAGTATGATTGGTGTCTCAAACGATCTGAAATTCACTGAGTTTCTGGACCCCAGGGTTAAAAGTTCCCTGGGTGAAGAGGAACTCATTTTCCCTCCATATGATGCTGAACAGATCAGTGATATCCTGAAACAAAGAGCAAAGATGGCTTACAATGAAGGCGCTCTAGGTGAAATGGTAATTCCCTTATGCGCTGCATTTGCAGCCCAGGAGCACGGTGATGCAAGGCGTGCACTTGACCTCCTTCGGGTATCAGGAGAAATTGCAGAGCGGGAAAACCAGCCCCAGGTTCTTGAAGAGCATGTCAGACGTGCTCAGGAAAAAATCGAAATCGATCGCGTGGTCGAAGTAGTAAGGACCCTTCCCACCCAGTCCAAACTCGTACTTTACAGCATTATTCTGCTGCGGAGCCGGGGCAGAGAAGGTAAGAATGTCACGACAGGCGAGATGTACAACGTCTACCGCCAGCTCTGCCATCACATTGACGTAGATATCCTTACGCAACGCAGGGTTACCGACCTCATGTCCGAGCTTGATATGCTGGGCATAGTTAATGCAGTGGTTGTAAGCAAAGGTCGTTACGGCAGAACTAAAGAAATTTCCCTGAGTGTTCCAGTAGAAAACACTCGAAAAGTACTTCTTGAGGATTACAGGCTCAAACCCCTGGTGGATTTTAAAACGTCTGCTTTTAGCAAAATGTTTTCATGA
- the mfnA gene encoding tyrosine decarboxylase MfnA, with translation MNEKGLSEKEIFSYLEHVKSEDTDYYKVLSSMCTRPHKIAVEAHRMFIEANLGDLGLFAGAHRLEREVVMMLGELLHAQSVNAQSAETPSGRPGEGSIYGYLTTGGTESNIQAVRGMKNLATAGKKIVGTPNIVIPESAHFSFDKVANMMGIEVKRALLDSEFKVDIVSVKSLIDANTIGLVGIAGTTEFGQIDPIEKLSKLALDNELFLHIDAAFGGFVIPFLENPQPFDFKVPGVTSIAIDPHKMGLSTIPSGALLFRSPSFLDSLRVSTPYLTTKAQFTLTGTRSGASAAATYAVMKHLGREGYRKNVQYCMQLTEKLVKGARKLGFEPLIEPIMNVVALRVPNPDLVREQLLKRFGWNVSITRNPRSLRLVLMPHNTARDIEEFLQDLKKITAEI, from the coding sequence ATGAATGAGAAGGGTCTTTCCGAGAAGGAGATATTTTCCTATCTGGAACATGTAAAGTCAGAAGATACGGATTACTATAAGGTTTTAAGTTCAATGTGTACTCGCCCACATAAAATTGCGGTTGAGGCTCACAGGATGTTTATTGAGGCTAACCTCGGTGACCTGGGACTTTTTGCAGGTGCTCACAGGCTGGAAAGGGAAGTGGTTATGATGCTTGGAGAACTTCTCCATGCTCAATCTGTTAATGCTCAGTCTGCTGAGACTCCTTCTGGGAGACCCGGTGAGGGTTCGATTTACGGTTATCTCACAACAGGAGGTACGGAATCCAATATCCAGGCTGTCAGGGGCATGAAAAATCTGGCTACTGCGGGTAAGAAGATAGTGGGGACGCCCAACATAGTTATTCCCGAATCAGCTCATTTCTCGTTTGACAAAGTTGCCAATATGATGGGCATTGAGGTTAAAAGAGCTCTTCTGGACTCTGAATTCAAGGTGGATATTGTATCTGTAAAAAGCCTGATAGATGCAAATACTATAGGACTTGTAGGAATAGCAGGAACTACAGAATTCGGCCAGATAGACCCTATTGAGAAACTCTCAAAACTTGCTCTTGATAATGAGCTATTCCTTCACATTGATGCAGCTTTCGGTGGGTTTGTGATCCCATTCCTTGAAAACCCGCAGCCTTTTGATTTCAAAGTTCCAGGTGTCACTTCCATTGCGATAGACCCACACAAAATGGGGCTCTCTACAATCCCATCGGGTGCCCTGCTATTTAGATCTCCTTCTTTCCTTGACTCTCTCAGAGTAAGCACTCCGTATCTTACAACCAAGGCACAGTTCACTCTTACAGGCACCCGCAGTGGGGCTTCAGCTGCTGCCACATATGCAGTCATGAAACATCTGGGCCGTGAAGGGTATAGAAAAAATGTACAGTATTGCATGCAGCTTACTGAAAAACTGGTTAAAGGAGCTAGGAAACTAGGTTTCGAACCTCTGATCGAGCCCATAATGAATGTAGTTGCCCTGAGAGTTCCAAACCCTGACCTTGTTCGGGAACAACTCCTTAAAAGATTCGGATGGAATGTCTCAATCACCCGTAATCCCAGATCTCTCCGTCTAGTTCTCATGCCCCACAACACAGCTCGGGACATAGAAGAATTTCTGCAGGATTTGAAAAAAATAACAGCAGAAATTTAA
- a CDS encoding CBS domain-containing protein has product MKSSLKIGSVMGIPIMLHITFLLILPIFSYVFAINPQPFGFKGVEPAVIRYSLSVLTAILLFLSIVLHELAHSYMAMRYGVKIESITLFLFGGVSAMEEIPRKPGEEAKMASAGPLTSLVIGFACLFIYGNLIAPNPALSQNPAYLVIWILGVMNLVLGIFNLLPAFPMDGGRVLRSFYARRMSYVKATHSAATVGKFFAILMAIFGVLINNLWFPLIALFIYVGASEEERATRDEVMLENILVSDIMTRDVVSVSPSMSVEDLVKFMFEKKHMGYPVMEGDSLKGIVTFTDLRRVPYIDRPVSKVSDIMSRDVISVPSNAQASDALKLIKSKNIGRVMVIDDGSVVGILSRTDLVRVLRLRSE; this is encoded by the coding sequence GTGAAATCGTCATTGAAAATTGGAAGTGTGATGGGTATACCTATCATGCTGCACATAACTTTTCTTCTCATACTGCCCATATTCTCTTATGTATTTGCAATTAACCCGCAACCTTTCGGTTTTAAGGGAGTTGAGCCGGCTGTCATAAGATATTCTCTTTCAGTCCTGACCGCTATACTGCTTTTTCTTTCAATTGTTTTACATGAACTCGCCCACTCATATATGGCAATGCGCTATGGGGTTAAAATTGAGAGTATTACTCTCTTCCTGTTTGGGGGCGTATCGGCTATGGAAGAGATACCCAGGAAACCTGGGGAGGAGGCAAAGATGGCTTCTGCTGGACCTCTTACAAGTCTTGTAATAGGCTTTGCTTGCCTGTTTATTTATGGAAACCTGATCGCCCCTAACCCTGCACTTTCTCAAAACCCGGCATACCTAGTTATCTGGATTCTTGGAGTTATGAATCTTGTACTGGGGATCTTCAATCTGCTACCGGCTTTTCCAATGGACGGGGGCAGAGTGCTTCGTTCATTTTACGCAAGAAGAATGTCTTATGTGAAGGCTACCCATAGTGCAGCGACTGTAGGGAAATTTTTTGCTATTCTTATGGCAATTTTCGGGGTTCTCATAAACAATCTCTGGTTCCCTTTGATTGCACTCTTTATCTATGTCGGCGCATCTGAAGAAGAGCGAGCTACCCGTGATGAGGTAATGCTCGAAAATATTCTGGTGAGTGATATTATGACCAGAGATGTGGTTTCAGTTAGTCCTTCCATGAGCGTTGAAGATCTGGTCAAATTCATGTTTGAAAAGAAACACATGGGTTACCCTGTAATGGAGGGAGACAGCCTCAAAGGAATCGTAACATTTACCGACCTCCGTCGAGTTCCATATATTGACCGCCCAGTATCCAAGGTATCGGATATCATGAGTAGAGATGTTATCTCGGTACCTTCAAATGCACAGGCTAGTGATGCACTGAAACTGATCAAATCTAAAAACATAGGAAGGGTTATGGTTATTGATGATGGGTCGGTAGTAGGGATACTCTCAAGAACGGACCTTGTACGAGTCCTGAGACTCCGTTCAGAGTGA
- a CDS encoding TraB/GumN family protein: MNKPKITNSQGRDPEYSFHSSSQELTYSMDKLMTESAENFISAGKSRLSDSSINVPQEDKISAPTPEVEADELETRLDISSEFIAESIPNSASKVSVSSPSQLSDGFQDEYQPSKIVLIGTAHVSEKSVAEVKDAIRNLKPDIVAVELCRGRYDALKGNVQEKQVPIKEILTEGKVYYYIIHWLLAYVQKKIGDDMGVKPGAEMLSAIEEAEAIGAKVALIDRDIQVTLQRFWGKMKFLEKIKMIGSLLGGLIGIGKGTEIDIDKITDKDIVTALVDELRGFAPTAAEVLIDERDAYLAGSILRVAAGGNKTVVVVIGAGHKPGVLRYLKNPKTVPSLDALMEIPKRRIGIGKVVGFAFVGLIVGFFLLLLLSGVDLSVLLTAFGWWFIITGTLSAAGTLLAGGHPYSVLTAFSVAWLTTLHPLIAAGWFAGIVEARQRNPTTADIKALAGIETFSEMFKNKFMRVLLVASFANIGSMTGTFLGAYVMMQVTGIDPREILLAGLNAIGL, translated from the coding sequence ATGAACAAACCTAAAATTACAAATTCTCAGGGCAGGGACCCTGAGTACAGTTTTCATAGTTCATCTCAGGAGTTAACATATTCTATGGACAAACTTATGACCGAATCCGCAGAGAACTTTATTTCTGCCGGAAAGTCTAGACTTTCTGATTCTTCAATTAACGTACCACAGGAAGACAAAATCTCTGCACCGACACCCGAAGTAGAAGCCGACGAGCTTGAAACACGGCTTGACATAAGTTCCGAATTTATTGCAGAATCCATTCCTAATTCTGCCTCTAAAGTTTCAGTTTCCTCGCCTTCCCAGTTATCAGATGGTTTTCAGGATGAATACCAGCCGTCAAAAATTGTGCTTATAGGGACAGCCCATGTCTCGGAAAAGAGTGTTGCTGAAGTCAAGGATGCTATAAGGAATCTGAAGCCCGATATTGTAGCTGTTGAGCTTTGCAGGGGAAGGTATGACGCCCTCAAGGGTAATGTGCAGGAAAAGCAGGTCCCGATAAAAGAAATTCTCACCGAAGGCAAGGTTTACTATTACATTATTCACTGGCTGCTTGCCTATGTGCAGAAAAAGATCGGTGATGACATGGGAGTAAAACCCGGAGCCGAGATGCTCTCTGCAATCGAAGAAGCTGAAGCTATCGGGGCTAAAGTTGCTTTAATTGACCGGGACATCCAGGTTACACTCCAGCGTTTCTGGGGGAAGATGAAATTTCTGGAGAAAATCAAGATGATTGGCTCCCTTCTGGGCGGTCTGATAGGGATAGGAAAAGGGACTGAGATCGATATCGATAAAATCACGGATAAGGACATTGTGACTGCCCTTGTAGATGAACTCAGGGGTTTTGCCCCAACTGCAGCTGAGGTTCTTATTGACGAAAGGGACGCATATCTTGCAGGGAGCATTCTCAGGGTTGCGGCAGGCGGAAACAAAACTGTCGTTGTAGTAATCGGAGCCGGACACAAACCCGGAGTGCTCAGGTATCTCAAGAATCCGAAAACTGTCCCTTCTCTGGATGCCCTTATGGAAATTCCAAAAAGACGCATAGGAATAGGGAAAGTTGTAGGTTTTGCTTTTGTAGGCCTTATAGTTGGATTTTTCTTACTGCTGCTGCTTTCCGGCGTTGATCTGAGTGTTCTTTTGACGGCTTTCGGGTGGTGGTTCATTATCACTGGAACCTTGAGTGCAGCTGGCACTCTGCTTGCAGGAGGGCATCCTTACTCAGTTTTAACTGCCTTTTCAGTTGCCTGGCTAACTACTCTGCACCCATTAATTGCTGCAGGCTGGTTTGCGGGCATTGTAGAAGCAAGACAGCGAAATCCTACTACCGCAGATATAAAAGCTCTGGCAGGAATAGAGACTTTTAGTGAAATGTTTAAAAACAAGTTCATGCGCGTCCTTCTTGTTGCAAGTTTTGCAAATATAGGAAGCATGACAGGGACTTTCCTTGGAGCTTATGTTATGATGCAGGTTACTGGCATTGACCCTAGAGAAATTCTCCTTGCAGGTCTCAATGCAATTGGACTTTGA
- the fhcD gene encoding formylmethanofuran--tetrahydromethanopterin N-formyltransferase, whose translation MEINGVEIEDTYAEAFPIKIARILITAATKRWALVAATEATGFATSVIMCPAEAGIERLASPSETPDGRPGVYIQICTFKYEALEEQLLERIGQCVLTAPTTAVFNGLPEAEKQFNIGFKLKFFADGMESVTEIAGRKMHKIPIMEGDYLNEENIGAVDGIAGGNFFIFGDSQMSALTAAEAAVDAISELEGTITPFPGGIVSSGSKSGANKYKFLKATANEKFCPSIKDKIENTEVPADVNAIYEIVINGLDEESIKAAMKAGIKAAVTVPGIKRISAGNYGGKLGKYQFKLHELF comes from the coding sequence ATGGAAATTAATGGAGTAGAAATCGAAGATACATATGCAGAAGCGTTTCCTATCAAGATTGCAAGGATACTAATAACAGCAGCTACAAAGCGCTGGGCTCTTGTGGCAGCTACTGAAGCTACAGGTTTTGCAACATCTGTTATAATGTGTCCCGCAGAAGCAGGAATTGAGAGGTTAGCAAGTCCCAGCGAAACCCCTGACGGAAGGCCTGGTGTTTATATCCAGATCTGCACTTTCAAATATGAAGCTCTGGAAGAACAGTTGCTTGAGAGGATTGGACAGTGTGTGCTAACAGCTCCCACAACTGCTGTTTTCAACGGACTTCCTGAGGCTGAAAAACAATTTAATATCGGCTTTAAACTCAAATTCTTTGCAGACGGTATGGAGTCTGTAACTGAGATTGCAGGTCGCAAAATGCATAAAATCCCCATCATGGAAGGAGATTACCTGAATGAAGAAAATATCGGAGCTGTAGATGGAATTGCAGGTGGCAATTTCTTTATTTTTGGCGACTCTCAGATGAGCGCCCTGACCGCAGCAGAAGCCGCTGTCGATGCAATCTCAGAGCTTGAAGGTACAATTACTCCCTTCCCCGGAGGCATTGTATCCAGCGGATCCAAATCCGGTGCAAACAAATACAAATTCCTGAAGGCTACTGCTAACGAAAAATTCTGCCCTTCCATAAAGGATAAAATTGAAAACACTGAAGTCCCGGCAGATGTCAATGCTATTTATGAAATTGTTATTAACGGGCTTGATGAAGAAAGCATAAAAGCTGCCATGAAAGCAGGAATTAAAGCCGCTGTAACTGTTCCGGGCATTAAGAGAATCTCTGCAGGAAACTACGGCGGAAAGCTTGGGAAATATCAGTTTAAATTGCACGAGCTCTTCTGA